In Granulicella sibirica, the sequence GTAGGCAGCCGCAGCGCCTCCCTCAGCGTGACGGACAATGCCAACAACACCGCCGGAAGCGTCCAGACCGCCGCCCTGACGGGTACCGGCACGGGCGTTCAGAAGATCAGCTTCAGCCCGGCCAGCCTGACCTTCCCCTCCACCAACATCGGAGCCAGCAGCGCCACGCAGACCATCACCGTCTCCAACCCCGGAAGCGCCGCCCTGACGATCTCCGGCATCACCGTCACACCCACCGGGGACTATACGCAAACCAATGCCTGCACCTCATCGCTCGCCGCAGGCTCAACCTGCGCCATCACCGTCACCTTCAAACCCTCTGCGTCCGGCACGCGCACCGCCTCGATCTCCGTCGCGGACGGCGCAACCGGATCGCCGCAGACCGTCGCCCTCACCGGCACCGGCGTCGGCGTACCAGCGGCAACCGTCAGCCCGACAACAGTGGCCTTCGGCAATCAGGGCATTGGTGTGGCCAGTGCCGCGACCAACGTGACGCTGACCAACTCCGGAACGGGTCCGCTCGTCGTAGCGTCCCTCAAACTCAGCGGCACCAACGCCACGGATTTCACCGCCACCTCCTCGGCTTGCCCTGGAACTCTCGCCCCCGCCGCGGCCTGCACCATCGGCATCACCTTCAAGCCGGCCGCGGCCGGTTCTCGAACTGGTACGCTCACCATCACCGACAACGCCGGCAACGTACAAAACACCACCCAGACCGTCGCCCTCACGGGCACCGGAGCAGGCACCCCACAGGCGTCCTACAGCGTCAAGACCTTCGCCTTCGGGAACGACAATGTCGGCACCGAGAGCAGCCCCCTCAAGTCCATCCTCACCAATACCGGCAACGGTCCTCTCAGCGTCTCGTCCATCACCCTCACGGGTGCCGATCCTGGAGATTTCGTCGAATTCGATACCTGCACCCCGAGTGTCGCCGCAGGAGGAAACTGCGAGATCGAGCTCTATTTCATTGCTGACGCCGTCGGAGCGCGCTCCGCGAACGTCGTCGTCACCGACAACGCCAACAACGTAGTCAACACAACCCAGACCCTCACCGCCACGGGCACCGGGACAGGGACGCCGGTCGCGAAGCTATCCGCGACCACTCTCTCCTTCGCGGCCCAGAAGGTCGGCACGCAAAGCAGTGGTCAGTACATCACCTTCAGCAACACCGGGAACGCGCCTCTCGCCCTGGCAAGCGTCGCACTCTCCGGAACCAACGCAGCCGATTTCAGCCTCTTCAATAGCTGTGGAACGAGCGTTGGGGCAGGAGATAGCTGCGTCGTCGTCGTCTTCTTCACACCCTCGGCGACCGGTGCTCGCTCTGCAATCATCACCCTCACGGATAACACCGGCAATGTAACCGGATCGAAGCAAACCATCGCACTGTCGGGCACCGGCAACTGATCGCCGGCGCCCCTTGACCTGCTAAAGATTCATGATCCGGGCGAAAACATACCACTTGCGAAAAACCGCAACATGACCGCATCTTCCAGACAATGGCCCACGTTCTACACACCAGAATGCGTCTGGTGAAACCTTGGGAATTTGCTCATCACCGCCGCTAACCCGTTTAGAACACCACGATTACGGCGATGCCTCAGAAACCTCGCAAAACAAACCAATTTGGAGGCAATTCAGCCGCTTCCGGTAGGACCTCTTCCCTTCCCGCCCATCCGTCATTGACATCGACTCGCGGAGTTCCTACCCTTGCACTTGGGAGGTGCGGCCATGACCATTGAAATTCATCAGCCGGAGCTCGAAGCGATGATTCAGCAACGCATCGACAGCGGCGCTTTCCAAAATGTGGAGGACGTGCTGCTCCACGCGATGAAGGCCCTGCCGGCGGCAAGTGCGCGTGCATCCTCGTCGACCGGCGCGAAACTTGTCGCCGCCATGCAATCCTCGCCCGCCAGGGACATCAGCCTTGAGCCTGCGCGCGTCGCCATGCCCGTGCGTGACGCTGCCCTCTAGTGCCTTGGCTGCTCGACACCAACGTTCTCTCCGAGCTCCGTCGGCCCAGGCCTGATCCTCGCGTCATCGCCTTCGTTTCAAGCTGCCCCCTCGACGAGCTCTACGTCAGCACGGTTGTGTTCGCGGAGATCCGTTTCGGCATTGCGCTCGTGCAGGACGCAGCCCTGCGCGCCGACCTGAATGCGTGGCTCGAAAACACAATCCGCCCGATGTTCACTGGCCGGGTACTCGATATGACCGAGGATGTGATGCTGCGCTGGCGGCTCCTCATCGAGGAGGGCCGCAAAGTTGGTCGCACCTACTCCCAACCCGACCTGATGATCGCCGCAACCGCCCACGAGCACAACCTGACACTCGTGACGCGTAACGTCCGAGACTTCGCTGAGCTCGGCCTGACGCTCCTCAACCCCTGGCAGTAGGTCATCATTCTTGCGCGGAACTCGGATTTCAGCATCCGAGACGAAGCCCGTGACGCTAGAACAAGTCTCCTTGCGGATTGGCCGTGCGCCATTCGTCGAGGCCCGGAAGTTGAAGTTCCTCGGCCACCTCGCGGTGCAGGCGACGCGTCAACTCGGCAAGACGAGCTGACCCACTCATCCGGTCCAGCCGAGTAGCAACCGTCGGATCCTTCCGCAGTTGATTGGAAATCTGCTTCAGCCGGGCCGTGAGCTGCTCGCCCGGAAGATGTTGGACCAATGCAAGCTCTACCTGCACCGCAACCCAGCGCTCGTACTCCGCCTGCAGCTGCATCTGGGCGAGGCTGCGTGCGCTCTCTTGGGCCGCCTCGCGGGCTTGGCGTGCCTCGAGCTCGAACCGGTTGCGTTCTTCCGCCTGTTTTTGGCGGCGCGTGCGGAAGGCGGAGGGGATCTGCTGCTCGGATTCAACAAACGTAATGAGGTATCCGGCGGGGTTCTTAATGGAACCCTTTCGGTCGGACTCGATCTGGAACGCGACGTATTCGACCCGGTCGAGCAGCGCCTGGGGTTCTAGCTTGCGAGCAAGCTCCGCCGCCTTCACTTCACTGACTCCGTTCTCCACAAGGGCCACGCGGGCCAGTTCCCGGGAGTCCGAGAGCGGCACGTCGTTCGCGGCGGCAGCGAAAGCAAGTTGCTTACGCTGCGTCAGCACCAGCACATCTTTCATGGCGCGACCGGGCGTAAGCACAAGCTTGTAGCCTTGCTTGGAGCTCATCGACTTGATGTCCCAGCACTTTAGATACCCGATAGCTACCAGCTCGTTGAGCGAGAGGCCCATCGTCTCGCGAATCTTGGAGACATGCTCGTACGTCCGTATATTCAGAAGAGCGCAGAGCTCGCTGTAGTCCTTCTCCACTTCCCTGCCCTGGCTGGCGTAGAACCAGAGATAGAGATAAACGAAGATGCCCTTTGCGGTGGGGCGAGTGAGCTTGCGGTACATGTTGAAGTCTTCGGGGACCACGAAGGACTCGTTGAGATTCTCGAGCAGCCAGTCTTCGAGCTCAACCTCGAACATGTCGATCTTGTTCGAGTTATCCAAGTTGCTCGAACCGAGACGTGTGAAGCTGCGGAAGACGTGAACGGTTTTGTTCATGTAGCGCTTGCGGAGCGATGAGTAAATCACCTGCTCTGAGGTGATCGTAGTATCCGCCATGCGCATGCCCCAGCTATTGAGGGCTTCGTAGTTCTCGCCCGAGTCGCACTGGCCCAGGATGTTGAGGAGGCTATAACCCGAGAAGCGGATCGGATTCGAGATGACGCCGGTGCGGAGCTTCTGCTCCATCGCGAGCTTCATGAACGCCATGTACTTATCGCGGTCCGAGGTCGAGGGCAGGCCGAGGGCGTCGGAAGAACGGAACTCGGCGGACACCTTGATCTTCTTCCCATCGCGATTGACCCACTGCTCGATGCGGCGGCGGGAGGCAAGTGCCTTCCCGCGACGCTCGTGAGCTCCGAAGAAACCGATCTGCAGGAGGTTCTTCTCAAACCGGATCAGGTCGACGGCATCAGGCATCGTGACAAGCGTGGCTTGGGTGCCTGCGGGCTTTCGTGACATTGCTGAGCTCCTGCCGCCGAATGGCATTGCTGTCTGTAATCCTTGTTTAAGAGTTGCAAACTGTAAAGCAAGCTAAAGACTTAAGTGCATCGGAAATGGTGCAATATATGGGCTTACAGGGCAATCTTTTCCAGCCCACTGCGGGAACATTTCCAGCGCGGTGCGGAGATGGTGCCAGCCGGGTGCGGCAAGCAATTCCGATCCGCTGCGGTGGAAGTTCCATGGGACTGCGGGCTGATTTCAAGCCTACTGCGGGTTTTCTTCCTCCCGGCTGCGGAACTCGACTGGATGCAAGGTGAAAGCTGGATTTTTTCCAGCCAACTGCGGAAAACCGGGTACAAAACCGCAACCTGAGGTGATTTCCACTGCTGCCGCTAACACAATGGCCTGTTGGGGCAAGTCCAGACCGGTTTCCGGGGTGCTTCTTGCCACTACCGCTTGTCACCCCCGCAGTAGGCTGGAAAGCCGCTTTGGTTGCGTGAGGGAGTTGTGCCCACCAGGCGGCATGAAATGTGATACTTACAGACATTTCTTCCAGTGAACTGCGGAGATCTGAATGATGTTGATAGTGATGGGAGCTTTCGTTGAAAGCTTTCCAGCCCGCTGCGGTGAAAGATCTCCCAACTCCGGTCTGTGCGGCTCCGACACAGGTTGCTCCGCAGCGGGCTGGAAGTGCGTTACTCAGCGCGGCGGCCGTGGCTCCGCAGGAAGTCGACAGCATAGACCACGAACTCGCCAATGTTGTTGATAGGGCTGCCGGGATCGTGGATAAAACGGGCCGCATCCCGCAGGATGGCGTCTTTTTCCTCGGCCGTTACCTTGAGGTTAAGCTGTGTGTTCGCGCCTCGGCTGCGGAGACGTCGGCCGTCGAGGAACGGGGATGGGGCCGGGCTAGGAGCGGGTTCGGCACGGCCCGAGAAGCCAAGTTCACGGCCTGCCGTGACGGACGCCAGGGTGGTGCTCTCGTCCATCTTGGGGCGCGGCGGGAGTTTATCGAGGCCTGTCGTGAAGTCGAGCTTGATCGCGGGTCGGCCTTGAGGCTGGTTATCAGACATGGAGAACCTCGCTTTGCATGCTGGCACCGATCAGGATGTCGCGAATCTCTTGGGCGAAGGTCTCGGCGTTTGCGATCGCGGCCTCCGGGTTATTCGCCTCGCGCCCCGTGAGCTCGTAGATAGTTCCGCCAAGCCGGAAGGGCGCCTTAAAGGCCGATCGCTCCACAATCGCGTTCTGCAGCATAGGAATGGAGTTT encodes:
- a CDS encoding replication initiator protein A, translating into MSRKPAGTQATLVTMPDAVDLIRFEKNLLQIGFFGAHERRGKALASRRRIEQWVNRDGKKIKVSAEFRSSDALGLPSTSDRDKYMAFMKLAMEQKLRTGVISNPIRFSGYSLLNILGQCDSGENYEALNSWGMRMADTTITSEQVIYSSLRKRYMNKTVHVFRSFTRLGSSNLDNSNKIDMFEVELEDWLLENLNESFVVPEDFNMYRKLTRPTAKGIFVYLYLWFYASQGREVEKDYSELCALLNIRTYEHVSKIRETMGLSLNELVAIGYLKCWDIKSMSSKQGYKLVLTPGRAMKDVLVLTQRKQLAFAAAANDVPLSDSRELARVALVENGVSEVKAAELARKLEPQALLDRVEYVAFQIESDRKGSIKNPAGYLITFVESEQQIPSAFRTRRQKQAEERNRFELEARQAREAAQESARSLAQMQLQAEYERWVAVQVELALVQHLPGEQLTARLKQISNQLRKDPTVATRLDRMSGSARLAELTRRLHREVAEELQLPGLDEWRTANPQGDLF
- a CDS encoding type II toxin-antitoxin system VapC family toxin, which codes for MPWLLDTNVLSELRRPRPDPRVIAFVSSCPLDELYVSTVVFAEIRFGIALVQDAALRADLNAWLENTIRPMFTGRVLDMTEDVMLRWRLLIEEGRKVGRTYSQPDLMIAATAHEHNLTLVTRNVRDFAELGLTLLNPWQ